A window of the Hordeum vulgare subsp. vulgare chromosome 5H, MorexV3_pseudomolecules_assembly, whole genome shotgun sequence genome harbors these coding sequences:
- the LOC123398858 gene encoding pathogenesis-related protein 1-like: MEYSPKLAVLLLLALVSAMAVTAQNSPDDFVDAHNAARAEVGLGKVTWNATVAAYAQDYAEQRRGDCQLIHGVNRPYGENLYGGDGFGTTWTAANAVSSWVSEKQYYDHGSNSCSAPADKSCMHYTQVVWRNSTAIGCARVICASGNGVFIICSYSPPGNYPGVSPY; this comes from the coding sequence ATGGAGTACTCGCCGAAGCTAGCGGTGCTACTGCTCTTAGCTCTTGTCTCCGCCATGGCGGTCACGGCCCAGAACTCGCCGGATGATTTCGTGGACGCCCACAACGCGGCGCGCGCTGAGGTAGGCCTCGGCAAGGTGACGTGGAACGCCACGGTGGCGGCCTACGCGCAGGATTACGCGGAGCAGCGCCGCGGCGATTGTCAGCTGATACATGGAGTGAACCGGCCGTACGGGGAGAACCTCTACGGAGGCGACGGCTTTGGGACCACGTGGACGGCGGCGAACGCCGTGTCATCATGGGTGAGTGAGAAGCAGTACTACGACCACGGCAGCAACAGCTGCTCGGCGCCGGCGGACAAGTCGTGCATGCACTACACGCAGGTGGTGTGGCGCAACTCGACGGCCATCGGCTGCGCCCGCGTCATCTGCGCCAGCGGCAACGGCGTGTTTATCATATGTAGCTACAGCCCACCGGGCAACTACCCCGGGGTGAGCCCATACTAG